The proteins below are encoded in one region of Amycolatopsis acidiphila:
- a CDS encoding sugar O-acetyltransferase codes for MGEQKDRMLRGELYRDSDPDLVAERRRAQELCDEFNACPAEQREPLLGKLLGGLGEGSWIMPRFQCDYGYLIEIGSNSFLNYDAILMDCAPIRIGDDVSIGPRAQLLTALHPVEDHELRRQRWETAAPITIGNNVWFGGGVIVCPGVTVGDDTVVGAGSVVTRDLPSRVFAAGNPCRVIREI; via the coding sequence GTGGGCGAGCAGAAGGACCGGATGCTGCGGGGCGAGCTGTACCGCGACAGTGACCCCGACCTGGTGGCGGAGCGCAGGCGCGCGCAGGAGCTGTGCGACGAGTTCAACGCCTGCCCCGCTGAGCAGCGTGAACCCCTCCTGGGCAAACTGCTCGGTGGACTCGGCGAAGGCTCGTGGATCATGCCGCGTTTCCAGTGTGACTACGGCTACCTGATCGAAATCGGCTCCAACAGCTTCCTGAACTATGACGCGATCCTGATGGACTGCGCCCCTATCCGCATCGGCGACGACGTGTCGATCGGCCCGCGGGCGCAGCTGCTGACAGCGCTGCACCCGGTGGAGGACCACGAGCTGCGGCGTCAGCGCTGGGAGACGGCCGCCCCGATCACGATCGGCAACAACGTCTGGTTCGGCGGCGGTGTCATCGTGTGCCCTGGCGTGACGGTCGGCGACGACACGGTGGTCGGCGCCGGGAGCGTGGTGACCAGGGATCTGCCCTCCCGCGTGTTCGCCGCGGGCAACCCGTGCCGGGTGATTCGGGAGATTTAG
- a CDS encoding metal-dependent hydrolase family protein, producing the protein MSRVLFTGGQVFDGTGSDRAAGDVVVEDGRIVDVGTGLDGDVSVDCTGLTVLPGFFDCHVHVVMSGVDLLRQLQLPFSYQFYEAARNLRRTLEQGITTVRDAGGADLGIQRAVADGLIPGPRMQISVNVISQTGGHGDDWMPSGQCAGPWIPHPGRPDAIADGPDDMRRVARTLLRAGAQVLKVCTTGGVLSPGDDPRHSQFTPEELQVLVAEARMQGRHVMAHAQGAEGIKNAVRAGIRSIEHGIFLDDEAIELMLEHRTWLVPTLVAPLAVIRAVKAGASLPAEMVRKAEEVAEVHAESVRRAVEAGVRIAMGTDSGVGPHGENLEELPLMQACGLSPAQVLAATTSSSAELLGHGDELGRLAPGYRADLVLVSGDAFDLAALPGGIQQVWRDGVRVIPSTVD; encoded by the coding sequence ATGAGCAGGGTTCTCTTCACCGGGGGACAGGTTTTCGACGGCACCGGAAGCGATCGTGCCGCCGGTGACGTGGTGGTGGAGGACGGGCGGATCGTCGACGTCGGGACCGGGCTCGACGGCGATGTCTCCGTCGACTGCACCGGCCTGACCGTGCTGCCGGGCTTCTTCGACTGTCATGTGCACGTGGTCATGTCCGGGGTCGACCTGCTCCGCCAGCTGCAGCTGCCGTTCTCGTACCAGTTCTACGAGGCGGCCCGTAACCTGCGGCGGACGCTGGAGCAGGGCATCACGACGGTGCGGGACGCCGGCGGCGCGGACCTCGGCATCCAGCGGGCGGTCGCCGACGGGCTGATTCCCGGGCCGCGCATGCAGATCTCGGTCAACGTCATCAGCCAGACCGGCGGGCACGGCGACGACTGGATGCCCTCGGGCCAGTGCGCGGGCCCGTGGATCCCCCACCCCGGCCGTCCGGATGCCATCGCGGACGGCCCTGACGACATGCGGCGGGTCGCCCGGACGTTGTTGCGCGCGGGCGCGCAGGTGCTGAAGGTCTGTACCACCGGCGGCGTGCTCTCCCCGGGCGACGATCCGCGGCACTCCCAGTTCACCCCGGAGGAACTGCAGGTGCTGGTCGCCGAGGCGAGGATGCAGGGCCGGCACGTGATGGCGCACGCGCAGGGTGCCGAGGGGATCAAGAACGCGGTGCGTGCGGGCATCCGCTCGATCGAACACGGCATCTTCCTCGACGACGAGGCCATCGAGCTGATGCTCGAGCACCGCACCTGGCTGGTGCCGACCCTGGTCGCGCCGCTGGCGGTCATCCGGGCGGTGAAGGCGGGCGCGTCGCTGCCGGCGGAAATGGTGCGCAAGGCCGAGGAGGTCGCCGAGGTGCACGCCGAGTCGGTGCGGCGGGCGGTCGAGGCGGGGGTGCGCATCGCGATGGGCACCGACTCGGGCGTCGGTCCGCACGGCGAGAACCTCGAGGAGCTGCCGTTGATGCAGGCCTGTGGGCTGAGCCCGGCCCAGGTCCTCGCGGCGACGACCTCGTCGTCGGCGGAGCTGCTGGGTCACGGCGACGAACTGGGGAGGCTCGCGCCTGGCTATCGCGCGGACCTGGTGCTGGTCTCCGGGGACGCCTTCGACCTCGCGGCGCTGCCCGGCGGTATCCAGCAGGTGTGGCGGGACGGCGTGCGGGTCATTCCGTCCACAGTGGACTGA
- a CDS encoding sodium:solute symporter family protein, with protein sequence MTVTLVFTFAGIVLIGVLGFLGRRTPAADLSEWVVGGRKFGAVTMWFLQAGEVFTTFTFLGMAGLAFSGGVAAMYSLPYVPIGYMVLFFLAKRLWSLGKERGYLTQGDFLADRFGSRFLGTLSAVLGVLFVLPYLQLQITGLGLIVKLVTGNAASSTLSMVVGCALVVAFVLWAGLRGVAATSYFKDVIMLIVLVVLLVAVPTHFAGGISGVFHRIDQLHPQVLTVHAGSNDHTWFITSMLVSAIGVGLMCLPHTWPALMSARDPKVLRRNYTWMPIYELCLLLPMIIGFAAILVLPKGSDSNGVLLNLSKDVLPGWATGLVVVAAIATAMVPAAGILIGISSLVARNIVRVRRPRTQFWVNHGTVVLACGLSLLLGIFRPDLLANLLLLTYSGSVQLAPANVLGFTRRVPIGKGPVLAGLIVGEIVVIWLTFVDTDLVGHVNVGLIGLAANVVVLLVGALIERATTSDREAEAVRV encoded by the coding sequence ATGACCGTCACCCTGGTCTTCACCTTCGCCGGCATCGTGCTGATCGGCGTGCTCGGGTTCCTCGGCCGCCGCACTCCGGCCGCCGACCTGTCGGAGTGGGTGGTCGGCGGCCGCAAGTTCGGCGCGGTCACCATGTGGTTCCTGCAGGCCGGTGAGGTGTTCACCACCTTCACCTTTCTCGGCATGGCGGGCCTGGCGTTCAGCGGCGGGGTAGCCGCGATGTACTCGCTGCCCTATGTGCCGATCGGGTACATGGTGCTGTTCTTCCTGGCGAAGCGGTTGTGGTCGCTGGGAAAGGAGCGCGGTTACCTCACCCAGGGCGACTTCCTCGCCGACCGGTTCGGCAGCCGCTTCCTCGGCACGCTCTCGGCGGTCCTCGGCGTGCTGTTCGTGCTGCCGTACCTGCAGCTGCAGATCACCGGCCTCGGGCTGATCGTCAAGCTCGTCACCGGTAACGCGGCGTCCTCGACCCTGTCGATGGTCGTCGGCTGCGCGCTGGTGGTGGCGTTCGTGCTGTGGGCGGGGCTGCGTGGCGTGGCGGCGACCTCGTACTTCAAGGACGTCATCATGCTGATCGTGCTGGTGGTGCTGCTCGTCGCGGTGCCGACGCACTTCGCGGGCGGCATCTCCGGGGTGTTCCACCGGATCGACCAGCTGCACCCGCAGGTGCTGACCGTGCACGCGGGCAGCAACGACCACACGTGGTTCATCACGAGCATGCTGGTCAGCGCGATCGGGGTCGGGCTGATGTGCCTGCCGCACACGTGGCCGGCGCTGATGTCCGCGCGCGACCCGAAGGTGCTGCGCCGCAACTACACCTGGATGCCGATCTACGAGCTGTGCCTGCTGCTGCCGATGATCATCGGTTTCGCCGCGATCCTGGTGCTGCCCAAGGGCTCGGACTCCAACGGCGTGCTGCTGAACCTGAGCAAGGACGTGCTGCCCGGCTGGGCGACGGGACTGGTGGTGGTCGCGGCGATCGCGACGGCGATGGTGCCCGCGGCGGGCATCCTGATCGGCATCTCGTCGCTCGTCGCACGCAACATCGTGCGGGTCCGCAGGCCTCGCACGCAGTTCTGGGTCAACCACGGCACGGTGGTGCTGGCGTGCGGTCTCTCGTTGCTGCTGGGCATCTTCCGGCCAGACCTCCTCGCGAACCTGTTGCTGCTCACCTACAGCGGTTCGGTGCAGCTCGCCCCGGCGAACGTGCTCGGGTTCACCCGCCGCGTCCCGATCGGCAAGGGACCCGTGCTCGCGGGCCTCATCGTCGGCGAGATCGTGGTCATCTGGCTGACCTTCGTCGACACGGATCTCGTCGGGCACGTCAACGTCGGACTGATCGGGCTGGCGGCGAACGTCGTCGTCCTGCTGGTCGGGGCGCTCATCGAACGCGCCACCACATCGGATCGCGAAGCGGAGGCGGTGCGGGTATGA
- a CDS encoding M20 metallopeptidase family protein, whose product MDLRNDAATLNEDLVRLRRELHQIPEVGLQLPRTQEKVLEALDGLPLEISTGKDLTSVTAVLRGQGGDGEVVLLRGDMDALPVTEQTGADYTSRHDGLMHACGHDLHTAGLVGAARLLSQHRDRLAGDVVFMFQPGEEGWDGAGHMISEGVLEAAGRPADAAFGIHVTSSVIPNGMFTSRPGPLMAASDGLFVRVVGAGGHGSRPFQALDPVPVACEMVTALQTMVTRRFDVFDPVVVTVGVFHAGTRRNIIPDDATFEATVRSFSPEAREKVAKFAVQLCQEIAASHGLEAEVSYQQEYPVTVNHQSGHEFAAETVREVFGEERFQPLVNPMTGSEDFSRVLDRVPGAFVFLGATFAEDPDTAAYNHSPRAAFDDNVVADAATLLAELAARRLTP is encoded by the coding sequence ATGGACCTGCGGAACGACGCCGCGACGTTGAACGAGGACCTGGTGCGGCTGCGCCGCGAGCTGCACCAGATTCCCGAGGTCGGCCTGCAGCTGCCGCGCACCCAGGAGAAGGTCCTCGAAGCGCTGGACGGGCTGCCGCTGGAGATCTCCACGGGCAAGGACCTGACCTCGGTCACGGCGGTCCTGCGTGGCCAGGGCGGTGACGGCGAGGTCGTGCTGCTGCGCGGCGACATGGACGCGCTGCCGGTCACCGAGCAGACCGGCGCGGACTACACCTCGCGCCACGACGGCCTGATGCACGCCTGCGGCCACGACCTGCACACGGCCGGGCTCGTCGGCGCCGCGCGCCTGCTCTCACAGCATCGCGACCGGCTCGCCGGGGACGTCGTGTTCATGTTCCAGCCCGGGGAAGAGGGCTGGGACGGTGCGGGGCACATGATCTCCGAAGGGGTGCTCGAAGCCGCCGGCCGGCCCGCCGACGCCGCGTTCGGCATCCACGTCACGTCCTCGGTCATCCCCAACGGCATGTTCACGTCCCGGCCGGGACCGCTGATGGCCGCCTCCGACGGGCTGTTCGTGCGGGTCGTCGGCGCCGGCGGGCACGGCTCGCGCCCGTTCCAGGCGCTCGACCCGGTGCCCGTCGCCTGCGAGATGGTCACCGCGCTGCAGACCATGGTCACGCGGCGGTTCGACGTGTTCGACCCGGTCGTGGTCACCGTCGGCGTCTTCCACGCCGGCACCCGCCGCAACATCATCCCCGACGACGCGACCTTCGAGGCGACGGTCCGCAGCTTCTCCCCCGAAGCCCGGGAGAAGGTCGCGAAGTTCGCGGTCCAGCTGTGCCAGGAGATCGCCGCTTCGCACGGACTCGAGGCGGAGGTCAGCTACCAGCAGGAATATCCCGTCACCGTCAACCACCAGTCGGGCCACGAGTTCGCCGCCGAGACGGTGCGCGAGGTCTTCGGCGAGGAGCGCTTCCAGCCGCTGGTCAACCCGATGACCGGCTCGGAGGACTTCTCCCGGGTGCTCGACCGCGTTCCCGGCGCGTTCGTCTTCCTCGGCGCCACCTTCGCCGAAGACCCGGACACCGCCGCCTACAACCACTCTCCCCGGGCGGCGTTCGACGACAACGTGGTCGCCGACGCCGCCACCCTGCTGGCCGAGCTCGCGGCGCGGCGGCTCACTCCCTGA
- a CDS encoding Lrp/AsnC family transcriptional regulator, with product MVTETDLSLVNALQVDPRAPWSFVGETLGIGAVTAARRWDHLLGEGKAWLSAYPAGGVASRLAIAFVQIDCAPGQPLQVGAALAADPHIPTVEYVAGPCDLLVHVVAPDLRAVTDYMVHRLTTLPGVVRTRTLVSARMFSEGSRWQVRAISPGQRDALAARAKQPPAPPRFDDLDRQLLLLLGEDGRMSFSVLASRLGTSASTVRRRVEGALASGAVRLRCELARSLSPAPVTTMLWLRVPPDRLESTARSLATVPEVRMCAAIGGSANLLVVGWVRAPADSVALESSLVTKLPWVDIVDRAVTLRTVKLMGAVLDESGYARSRVPLDFWSPILPRLTDAR from the coding sequence ATGGTGACCGAGACCGACCTCAGTTTGGTGAATGCTTTGCAGGTCGACCCGCGCGCGCCGTGGTCGTTCGTCGGCGAGACCCTCGGCATCGGTGCGGTCACCGCGGCCCGCCGCTGGGACCACCTGCTCGGCGAGGGCAAGGCGTGGCTGTCCGCCTATCCGGCGGGCGGGGTCGCGTCGCGGCTGGCGATCGCGTTCGTGCAGATCGACTGCGCCCCCGGCCAACCGCTCCAGGTCGGCGCGGCGCTGGCCGCCGACCCGCACATCCCGACGGTGGAGTACGTCGCCGGTCCCTGCGACCTGCTGGTCCACGTCGTCGCGCCCGATCTGCGCGCCGTGACGGACTACATGGTGCACCGGCTCACGACACTGCCGGGCGTCGTGCGCACACGGACTCTCGTGTCGGCGCGGATGTTCAGCGAAGGCAGCCGCTGGCAGGTGCGCGCGATCTCGCCGGGGCAACGCGACGCGCTCGCGGCACGGGCGAAACAGCCACCGGCTCCGCCCCGCTTCGACGATCTGGACCGGCAGCTGCTGCTCCTGCTCGGCGAGGACGGCCGGATGTCGTTCTCGGTGCTCGCATCCCGGCTCGGCACCAGCGCGAGCACCGTGCGGCGGCGGGTGGAGGGCGCGCTCGCGAGCGGCGCCGTCCGGCTGCGCTGCGAGCTGGCGCGTTCGCTGTCCCCCGCACCGGTCACCACGATGTTGTGGCTGCGCGTGCCGCCGGACCGCCTGGAGTCCACGGCCCGTTCCCTCGCGACGGTGCCGGAGGTCCGGATGTGCGCGGCGATCGGCGGCTCCGCGAACCTGCTGGTCGTCGGCTGGGTCCGGGCGCCGGCGGACTCGGTCGCGCTGGAGAGCTCGCTGGTCACGAAGCTGCCGTGGGTGGACATCGTCGACCGGGCGGTCACCTTGCGCACGGTCAAGCTGATGGGCGCGGTCCTCGACGAGTCCGGCTACGCCCGTTCCCGCGTACCGCTCGACTTCTGGTCGCCGATCCTGCCCAGGCTCACAGACGCTCGATGA
- a CDS encoding acetyl-CoA C-acetyltransferase gives MAEAYLLDALRTPVGRRGGGLSAVHSADLGAHVINAVVERTGVDPALVDDVIFGCTDTLGSQAGNIARTAWLAAGLPDHVPGVTVDRQCGSSQQAVHFAAQAVLSGTADLVLAGGVQNMSQIPISAAMLAGREFGFDDPFSGSKGWQERYGSVEVSQFRSAEMIAEHWGISRQAMEEYAYRSHQRAIAARDEGRFDAEIVPVDGFRHDEGPRRDTSLERMASLKPLSEGSRLTAAVASQISDGASAALVASEAFVREHDLTPRARVHHLSVRAADPVWMLTGPIPATAHALRRTGLSIDDIDLFEVNEAFASVVLAWLDETGADPERVNVNGGGIALGHPIGATGTKLLATLLHELERRGGRYGLQTMCEGGGTANVTIIERL, from the coding sequence ATGGCTGAGGCATATCTGCTCGACGCACTGCGCACCCCGGTCGGCAGGCGCGGGGGCGGGCTCAGCGCCGTGCACTCCGCCGACCTCGGCGCGCACGTGATCAACGCCGTCGTCGAGCGAACCGGCGTCGACCCGGCCCTGGTCGACGACGTGATCTTCGGCTGCACCGACACCCTCGGCTCGCAGGCGGGCAACATCGCCCGCACCGCCTGGCTCGCCGCCGGCCTCCCCGACCACGTGCCGGGCGTGACCGTGGACAGGCAGTGCGGGTCGAGCCAGCAGGCGGTGCACTTCGCCGCGCAGGCCGTGCTGTCGGGCACGGCGGACCTGGTGCTCGCGGGCGGTGTGCAGAACATGAGCCAGATTCCGATCAGCGCCGCGATGCTCGCCGGGCGCGAGTTCGGGTTCGACGACCCGTTCTCGGGTTCGAAGGGCTGGCAGGAGCGCTACGGCAGCGTCGAGGTCTCGCAGTTCCGCAGTGCCGAGATGATCGCCGAGCACTGGGGGATCAGCCGCCAGGCGATGGAGGAGTACGCCTACCGCAGCCACCAGCGGGCGATCGCGGCACGGGACGAGGGCCGGTTCGATGCCGAGATCGTGCCGGTGGACGGGTTCCGCCACGACGAGGGGCCGCGGCGGGACACCAGCCTCGAACGGATGGCGAGCCTGAAGCCGTTGAGCGAGGGTTCACGGCTCACCGCAGCCGTCGCGAGCCAGATCTCGGACGGCGCCAGCGCGGCTCTCGTCGCTTCGGAGGCCTTCGTGCGCGAGCACGACCTGACGCCCCGGGCCCGCGTGCACCACCTGTCCGTCCGGGCCGCGGATCCGGTCTGGATGCTCACCGGGCCGATCCCCGCGACGGCGCATGCCTTGCGCAGGACGGGGTTGTCGATCGACGACATCGACCTCTTCGAGGTCAACGAGGCGTTCGCCAGCGTCGTCCTCGCCTGGCTCGACGAGACGGGCGCGGACCCCGAGCGCGTGAACGTCAACGGCGGCGGGATCGCCCTCGGTCATCCGATCGGCGCGACCGGAACCAAGCTGCTGGCCACTCTGCTGCACGAGCTCGAACGTCGCGGCGGGCGCTACGGCTTGCAGACGATGTGCGAAGGCGGCGGCACCGCGAACGTCACCATCATCGAGCGTCTGTGA
- a CDS encoding TetR/AcrR family transcriptional regulator, with amino-acid sequence MPEQSRRDELLTLAARLFAEHGYRSTTVRDIADAAGILSGSLYHHFDSKESMADEILGGFLDELFGTYAEIVRTGLGPRKTLEAVVVASFEAIDAHPDEVAIYQNEAKQLAKLPRFSYIERRNTEFRKLWTELLAEGVREGAFRPELNVELTYRFIRDTVWVAVHWYDPKGPLSADEVAQEYLAIVLDGIATRRRPAKRRPDG; translated from the coding sequence ATGCCTGAACAAAGCCGTCGTGACGAACTGCTGACCCTGGCCGCGCGCCTGTTCGCCGAGCACGGGTACCGCTCGACGACAGTGCGCGACATCGCCGACGCCGCGGGCATCCTGTCCGGCAGCCTGTACCACCACTTCGACTCGAAGGAGTCGATGGCCGACGAGATCCTCGGCGGGTTCCTCGACGAGCTGTTCGGCACCTACGCGGAGATCGTGCGGACCGGGCTCGGGCCGCGCAAGACGCTCGAAGCCGTCGTGGTCGCCTCCTTCGAGGCGATCGACGCGCACCCGGACGAGGTCGCGATCTACCAGAACGAGGCCAAGCAGCTTGCGAAGCTGCCCCGGTTCTCCTACATCGAGCGGCGCAACACCGAGTTCCGCAAGCTGTGGACCGAGCTGCTGGCCGAAGGCGTCCGCGAGGGCGCGTTCCGCCCCGAACTGAACGTCGAGCTGACCTACCGGTTCATCCGCGACACCGTGTGGGTGGCGGTGCACTGGTACGACCCGAAGGGCCCGCTGTCGGCCGACGAGGTCGCCCAGGAGTACCTGGCGATCGTGCTCGACGGGATCGCGACCCGGCGTCGCCCGGCGAAAAGGAGACCCGATGGCTGA
- a CDS encoding SDR family oxidoreductase, whose product MIPVPKYPEGANLLRDKVVVVTAAAGTGIGSAVAKRSLEEGAQVVLSDWHERRLREKAEELGDVHAIPCDVTSEDQVQALIDGTIARFGRIDVLINNAGLGGSKSIVDMADDEWFRVLDVTLNGTFRATRAAARAFIAQGDGGAIVNNASVVGWRAQAEQAHYAAAKAGVMALTRCAAVDVAPHGIRVNAVAPSLAMHPFLAKVTTEELLADLTAREVSGRAAQPWEVANVMVFLASDHASYLTGEVISVSSQHA is encoded by the coding sequence GTGATCCCCGTCCCCAAATACCCCGAGGGCGCGAACCTGTTGCGAGACAAGGTCGTCGTCGTGACGGCCGCGGCCGGCACGGGTATCGGCTCTGCCGTCGCCAAGCGCAGTCTCGAGGAAGGCGCGCAGGTCGTGCTGAGCGACTGGCACGAACGGCGGCTGCGCGAGAAGGCCGAAGAGCTGGGCGACGTCCACGCGATCCCCTGCGACGTGACCAGCGAAGACCAGGTGCAGGCGCTGATCGACGGCACCATCGCCCGGTTCGGCCGTATCGACGTGCTCATCAACAACGCCGGACTCGGTGGCAGCAAGTCTATTGTGGACATGGCCGACGACGAGTGGTTCCGGGTGCTCGACGTGACCCTCAACGGCACCTTCCGCGCCACCCGCGCCGCCGCACGGGCGTTCATCGCGCAGGGAGACGGGGGTGCGATCGTGAACAACGCCTCCGTGGTCGGCTGGCGGGCACAGGCCGAGCAGGCCCACTACGCGGCGGCGAAGGCCGGGGTCATGGCCCTGACCCGCTGCGCCGCCGTGGACGTGGCGCCACACGGGATCCGGGTGAACGCCGTCGCGCCGAGCCTCGCGATGCATCCGTTCCTGGCGAAGGTCACCACCGAGGAGCTGCTGGCCGACCTGACCGCACGCGAGGTTTCCGGGAGGGCGGCGCAGCCGTGGGAGGTGGCGAATGTGATGGTATTCCTCGCCAGCGACCACGCGTCCTACCTGACCGGTGAGGTGATCTCAGTGAGCAGCCAGCATGCCTGA
- a CDS encoding acyl-CoA dehydrogenase family protein encodes MPEFRERLRAWLEENLDGPFAHVRGQGGPGREHEAFEERLAWERHLAEAGWNCLGWPAEHGGAGASLDDQVVFHEEYARAQAPARVSHLGQELLGPTLIAFGTPEQQRRFLPKIVKVEELWCQGYSEPGAGSDLAAVATTATLDGDEWVLRGQKIWTSLAHVADWCFVLARTEPGSKRHHGLSYLLVPMRQPGIEVRPIRQLTGTSEFNEVFFDGARTAKDLVVGTPGDGWRVALGTLAFERGVATLGQQVGFRRELTALTELARHNGAAEDPVIAERLARAWMGLEVMRAHAVRTLGSQVPGVAEVSKLVWADWHRSLGELAMMVRGPASMVEEDAWQRLYLFSRADTIYGGSNEIQRNIIAERVLGLPREARQ; translated from the coding sequence ATGCCCGAGTTCCGGGAACGCCTGCGGGCGTGGCTCGAGGAGAACCTCGACGGGCCGTTCGCGCATGTGCGCGGGCAGGGCGGCCCCGGCCGGGAGCACGAAGCCTTCGAAGAGCGCCTCGCCTGGGAGCGACATCTCGCCGAAGCCGGATGGAACTGTCTCGGCTGGCCGGCAGAACACGGCGGTGCCGGCGCGAGCCTCGACGACCAGGTCGTCTTCCACGAGGAGTACGCCCGCGCGCAGGCCCCCGCCCGCGTCAGTCACCTCGGGCAGGAGCTCCTCGGACCCACGCTGATCGCCTTCGGCACCCCCGAACAGCAGCGCCGTTTCCTGCCGAAGATCGTCAAGGTCGAGGAGCTGTGGTGCCAGGGCTACTCCGAGCCCGGGGCGGGATCCGACCTGGCCGCCGTCGCGACCACCGCCACCCTCGACGGGGACGAGTGGGTCCTGCGCGGCCAGAAGATCTGGACCTCCCTGGCCCACGTCGCCGACTGGTGCTTCGTCCTGGCCCGAACGGAGCCGGGGTCCAAACGCCACCACGGCCTGTCCTACCTACTCGTGCCCATGCGCCAGCCCGGCATCGAGGTACGCCCGATCCGCCAGCTCACCGGCACCAGCGAGTTCAACGAGGTCTTCTTCGACGGCGCCCGCACCGCCAAGGACCTCGTCGTGGGCACGCCCGGCGACGGCTGGCGCGTCGCTTTGGGCACGCTCGCGTTCGAACGCGGTGTGGCCACCCTCGGCCAGCAGGTCGGCTTCCGCCGCGAGCTCACCGCACTCACCGAACTCGCGCGGCACAACGGTGCCGCTGAGGATCCGGTGATCGCCGAGCGGCTGGCGCGGGCGTGGATGGGCCTGGAGGTCATGCGCGCTCACGCTGTGCGGACCCTCGGCTCGCAGGTGCCCGGGGTCGCGGAAGTGTCCAAACTGGTCTGGGCGGACTGGCATCGCAGCCTCGGCGAACTGGCGATGATGGTGCGCGGACCGGCGTCCATGGTCGAGGAGGACGCCTGGCAACGACTGTACCTGTTCAGCCGCGCCGACACCATCTACGGCGGTTCGAACGAGATTCAGCGGAACATCATCGCCGAGCGCGTGCTCGGGTTGCCCCGGGAGGCCCGCCAGTGA
- a CDS encoding FadD3 family acyl-CoA ligase → METIPAAVVRAAERFGDREAVADGRVRWTWMQLHERVRRCAGLLLTQGIRPGDRVAVCSPNTHHWIVAALGALHIGAVLVPINTRFTGPEMRDILDRTEARALFVATSFLGVDRLSLLRETGARLPATVLPIDLDEPAAWDGDPTGVDDLAAAVRPGDISDILFTSGTTGRSKGAMSAHHQALSVAAAWAECGEVGPNDRYLVINPFFHSFGYKAGILVAVLTGATLLPEVTFDVDRALRVIADERVTVLPGAPTIYQMLLDAPSRPGHDLSSLRLAVTGAATVPVALVERMQSELSFETVLTAYGLTEAVVATMCRVGDDPKTVAHTSGRAAAGCEVRIDPSSSEILLRGPNVMLGYLDDPASTAAAVDSEGWLHTGDVGALDERGYLTITDRIKDMYICGGFNVYPAEVEQTLARLPGVTESAVVGVPDPRLGEVGKAYIVQRARLSAEDVLAHCKRNLANYKVPRQVEFCTELPRNASGKVLKRVLREKA, encoded by the coding sequence ATGGAAACCATCCCGGCCGCGGTCGTCCGGGCAGCGGAACGGTTCGGCGATCGCGAAGCGGTGGCCGACGGCCGGGTGCGCTGGACCTGGATGCAGCTGCACGAGCGAGTGCGTCGCTGCGCGGGACTCCTGCTCACCCAAGGAATCCGTCCGGGCGACCGGGTCGCCGTCTGCTCGCCCAACACTCATCACTGGATCGTCGCGGCGCTCGGCGCGTTGCACATCGGCGCGGTGCTCGTGCCGATCAACACTCGTTTCACCGGCCCGGAAATGCGGGACATCCTCGACAGAACAGAGGCGCGAGCACTGTTCGTGGCCACCTCATTCCTGGGCGTGGACCGGTTGTCGCTGCTGCGGGAGACAGGCGCACGACTCCCGGCAACCGTGCTGCCCATTGATCTGGACGAGCCGGCTGCATGGGACGGTGACCCAACAGGCGTAGACGACCTCGCGGCCGCGGTCCGACCCGGCGACATCAGCGATATCTTGTTCACCTCGGGCACAACCGGGCGCAGCAAGGGCGCGATGAGTGCGCACCACCAGGCGCTCTCGGTGGCGGCGGCATGGGCGGAGTGCGGCGAGGTCGGACCCAACGACCGCTACCTGGTCATCAACCCGTTCTTCCACAGCTTCGGTTACAAGGCAGGCATTCTCGTCGCCGTGCTGACAGGCGCAACCCTGCTCCCGGAAGTGACCTTCGACGTCGATCGCGCGCTGCGAGTGATCGCGGACGAACGTGTCACTGTCCTGCCGGGCGCGCCGACGATCTATCAGATGTTGCTGGACGCCCCTTCCCGCCCCGGTCACGATTTGTCGAGCCTGCGGCTGGCCGTGACCGGGGCGGCGACAGTGCCGGTCGCACTGGTCGAACGGATGCAGTCCGAGCTGTCCTTCGAAACGGTACTGACAGCGTATGGGTTGACCGAAGCCGTGGTGGCGACGATGTGCCGGGTGGGGGACGATCCGAAGACCGTTGCCCACACCTCCGGCCGCGCGGCGGCCGGTTGCGAGGTTCGCATCGACCCGTCGTCGAGCGAAATCCTGCTGCGTGGGCCGAACGTGATGCTGGGCTACCTCGACGACCCGGCGTCCACCGCTGCGGCAGTGGACAGCGAAGGCTGGCTGCACACCGGCGATGTGGGGGCGTTGGACGAGCGCGGGTATCTCACGATCACCGATCGCATCAAGGACATGTACATCTGCGGGGGCTTCAACGTGTACCCCGCCGAGGTGGAACAGACGCTCGCGCGGCTGCCTGGCGTTACCGAGTCGGCTGTGGTCGGTGTCCCCGACCCTCGGCTCGGCGAGGTGGGCAAGGCGTACATCGTGCAGCGCGCGCGGCTGTCCGCCGAGGACGTGCTTGCGCACTGCAAACGGAATCTGGCCAACTACAAGGTCCCGCGGCAGGTGGAGTTCTGCACGGAACTGCCGCGGAACGCGTCCGGCAAGGTGCTGAAACGAGTACTGAGGGAGAAGGCATGA